AGACCGACCCAGAGGAGGACAAGAGAGCATGCAGTTCTTGACCTTAACCCGCCGTCAAACCGACAGTTTCGCTGGCGCCGAGTTCGCGGCGCGCATGGACGAGGAGGTCGAGCAGGCTCGTGCCCTCTATGGTCAAGGGTTCATTCGCCAAATCTGGCATCGCTGCGACGTCGAGGGGGCGTGCATCCTGATCGAAGCGGACTGTGAAGCAAACGTGCGGGAGAAGCTGAACACACTGCCCCTATTTCAAGCCGGCATGCTCGATGTGTCGATTATTCCTTTGAAGCCCTATGCGGGGTTCTCTGCGCAACGGGCGCCGGAACGGGTCGCTGCTACACGCCGAGTCTCGCGCGCCTGACCAATTCGCTGAGCGTCTGGTTGGTGGGGGGCTGGTGCCCTTCCAGTAGCAGAGCGCGCTCGTGAATGGCATCGAGCAGCCAGGACACCTGGGGAAAGAACAAGGCTTCGAGCTCAGCGGCGGGCGTGATCCAGTTCCTGGAGCCGATGACGATGGGGGGAGCATCCAGGTCATCGAAGCAGAGTTGGGTCAGCGTGGCCGCAACCGTCTGCATCACGCTGCCGCGCTCTACGGCATCGCACGCCAGGAGCACCTTGCCGGTCTTGCGAACCGACGCGATGAGCGGCGCGTAGTTCAGCGGATTGGCGGCTCGTAGGTCGACGATTTCTGCAGATTTCCCGAACCGCGCCTCGAGCTCGTCAGCCGTCTGGACGGCCGTATAGAGTGTTGGTCCAAGTGTGACAATCGTCAAATCCTTACCGGGTCGCTTGACGGACGGCTCCGAAAGGTCGATCTCGTAGTAACCCTCCGGAACTCCACTGTCGACGAACCTCTCACCGACGTCGTAGAGCTTCTGGCTTTCGAAGAAGACAACCGGATCGGTGCCGGCAAGCGCGGCGTTCATCATGCCCTTGGCGTCGTAGGGCGTGACCGGATAGACGACCTTCAGGCCGGGAATATGATGCACGAGCGAGGTGAAGTCCTGCGAGTGCTGCGCACCGTACTTCGCCCCGACGGAGACGCGTAGCACCACCGGCATCTTCAGTTGGCCAGCGGACATGGCCTGCCACTTGGCGAGCTGGTTGAAGATCTCGTCGCCCGCACGACCCATGAAGTCCGCGTACATGAGCTCTGCCACCACCCGGCCGCCGGACAACGCGTAGCCAACGGCCGCGCCGACGATCGCCGCCTCGGAGATTGGTGTGTTGAAGAGCCGATGGTAAGGCAGCGCTTCGGTCAGACCGCGGTAGACGGCGAACGCACCGCCCCAATCACGATTCTCCTCACCGAAGGCAATCATCGTCGGATCGATGGAGAAGCGGTGGAGCATGGCCTCGAAGATGGCGTCGCGGATGTTGTACGCCTTCATCTTGGGGACCGGCTTGCCCTCGTCGGTGGGCGTGCGCAGCTTGCCTCGAATCTGTTGCACTCGTGGATTGGCCGCGGGATCCTGCAGGAGCTCCGGCTCGCGGTCATCGAGCTTGTCGACGCGCTCATTCGAGAACATGACGGAGCCGACCAGCTCGGATCCCACCGTCACGCGCGGGCTGGTGTCGAGGTCGACCGCCAGGCGGAACGTGTCGCCGATAGCCGATTCGATGGATGCTCTGGCGGCGTCGAGCGTTTCCCGTGCGACGACCTGGTGTGCGATCAGCTTGTGCTGGAAGGCGCGCAGCGAGTCCGCCTCCTGCCAGCGCTCGATCTCCTCCTTGGAGCGGTAGCTCGAGGCATCAGAAGGTGAGTGGCCGCTGATCCGGTAGGTCACCGTGTCCAACAGCACTGGGCCCCGGCCTTCGAGAAGCACCTGCTTCTTGCGCCGGAACGCGTCGATCACCGAGAGCGGATCGTATCCATTGATCCGCTCCGCGTGCATCTGG
The window above is part of the Luteitalea sp. genome. Proteins encoded here:
- a CDS encoding dehydrogenase, whose product is MPKSLIIEPERVFARETIQLSDIPVNAYQETADEDLARYAAEDLVSIWQDMCGIREFETALNEIKTKGTYKGVSYTHAGPAHLSIGQEAAAVGMAFSLTPDDHIFGSHRSHGEILAKAFSAIRQLGDDDLLRIMESYREGALLRPVERGHNGTLKELAVRFFIYGAYSEIFARETGFNRGLGGSMHAFFAPFGIYPNNAIVGGSGSIAPGAALYKRVNRKPGVVVANIGDSSFGCGPVWEGITFSAMDQYRNLWEASLGGGLPIIFNCINNFYGMGGQPFGETMGVQYIARIGAGVNPDQMHAERINGYDPLSVIDAFRRKKQVLLEGRGPVLLDTVTYRISGHSPSDASSYRSKEEIERWQEADSLRAFQHKLIAHQVVARETLDAARASIESAIGDTFRLAVDLDTSPRVTVGSELVGSVMFSNERVDKLDDREPELLQDPAANPRVQQIRGKLRTPTDEGKPVPKMKAYNIRDAIFEAMLHRFSIDPTMIAFGEENRDWGGAFAVYRGLTEALPYHRLFNTPISEAAIVGAAVGYALSGGRVVAELMYADFMGRAGDEIFNQLAKWQAMSAGQLKMPVVLRVSVGAKYGAQHSQDFTSLVHHIPGLKVVYPVTPYDAKGMMNAALAGTDPVVFFESQKLYDVGERFVDSGVPEGYYEIDLSEPSVKRPGKDLTIVTLGPTLYTAVQTADELEARFGKSAEIVDLRAANPLNYAPLIASVRKTGKVLLACDAVERGSVMQTVAATLTQLCFDDLDAPPIVIGSRNWITPAAELEALFFPQVSWLLDAIHERALLLEGHQPPTNQTLSELVRRARLGV